A genomic window from Anthocerotibacter panamensis C109 includes:
- a CDS encoding AAA domain-containing protein, with product MLEIDSALRQEEGKMNSPRDLLKGLLEYIEEQAKEIDPKGYRLSAAQGFVHRNTDFAELPGLEFDLRPEGDHIWLHLARLEAHRPPSAPDLFKGLFKVSNNPFGAPPALDEGHLVTWIAQHESKPDPQLAKTHDAKLRQEQLRQKAKAALQEYLPQWKAWAEGERPRRKSISLYGDLFALKHQIEAEETAKPQELVWGIGVASWQIPFGESTVSFEYPLLTQAVEIFIDERSMALEIRPRSTDTRVEMDAFVACSVPGAADVERAIKEQLQRHNERPVTPFDASSYTDVLKLAASNLDSNGSYREVLTTGDPIPAPGTDLIVADAWVLLSRPRTTHYLTDDLKRLKDKLPSGCDIPIGPLALVTPPSDKPVEFETIHFRGLSSRGSSHGKIEELYFPLPYNEEQVTIIQRLEKAAGVAVQGPPGTGKTHTIANVICHYLATGRRVLITSRGEPALEVLQSKIPEEVRSLTVALMASDREGIRQFQASIEAIQHQVSQLNPEQTRHAIATLEGAIDRAHHELSSIDTRIDAIAIAQLSEVEVDGVLMRAQELAELVTSGLEQHGWFDDDITLAPENAPPLTEEESGKLREVRRKVGQDLVYVQANYPSADSLPTTTAIAELHEVLSSMRTIEAEVERGDLIDLKATTAEVLIAARELLELIEEAQALAEELESTDSGWPFDLRMKCRLPSFISERQALESLFSDIGVLIEARAEFLKRPVEFPDAGLRSVKTREAVARAVETGKPFGLIALGAGEAKEHIAAVRVSGLSPSSKEDWAHVQRHVELDEKVVSFVSRWNQFADELSIPRIEGGIPALRRIEMVATIAKKAHRLATEFDATLPKKAEAVFRSPPAKALMGGSAELHKVKSQLLRHLTKAELSKAATQLSTFQEKLAGKTGPVSIALKQFVEQQLGCPDIPSERASAQYAEFTAELRRIASLSVDLTRIKDFAARIEQAGAPKLASRVRSQPVEMSGEDTVFPVVWRQAWNWARIRTYLDNIEARNELLALSARRTDLEGGLSRLYKDLVAKAAWLATKRNATQKVLQALAGYATAIRRIGQGTGPNATRYRRDAREAMLDAAGAVPCWIMSHARISEAMPPDIGAFDLVIVDEASQSDLWALPAILRGRKILVVGDDKQVSPDGSFIAGQRIQELKVRFLSEQPYGTEMTPEKSLYDLAARVFAAEQVMLREHFRCVPPIIAYANRVFYQGGIQPLRIPRASERIDPPLVDIYVTDGFRDRHDHNDYEAQAIAEEISAILKNEAFVGRTIGVVSLLGIDQAKHIDSIVRQHCDAAELLHRKFECGEARTFQGSERDIMFLSMVVDSKNCRALSGLKFDQRFNVAASRARDRMYLVRSVSASDLSDKDLRLTLLSHFNKPMVTDKEEAEVLIDQCESGFEREVFSILASRGYRVIPQVKTGAYRIDMVVEGTGDNRLAIELDGDEYHGPDRWQHDMNRQRVLERAGWVFWRCFASTWSRRKDDVLQELLARLAAMGIEPMGAIEYAPSLVEKRTWKLTPVEDNGQAVDETQAALELAIAGAK from the coding sequence TTGTTAGAAATTGACTCAGCATTGCGCCAAGAAGAAGGAAAGATGAATTCACCTCGTGACCTGCTCAAGGGCTTGCTCGAATATATCGAAGAGCAAGCAAAAGAAATTGACCCGAAAGGTTATCGCCTCTCTGCTGCGCAAGGGTTTGTTCATCGCAATACCGACTTCGCGGAGCTGCCCGGCCTTGAGTTTGATCTTCGCCCAGAGGGCGACCACATCTGGCTACATCTGGCGCGCCTCGAAGCCCATCGCCCCCCAAGTGCTCCCGACCTGTTCAAGGGGCTATTCAAAGTCAGCAATAACCCGTTTGGTGCGCCTCCCGCACTGGATGAAGGCCATCTAGTGACTTGGATTGCCCAGCATGAATCCAAGCCGGATCCTCAGTTGGCAAAAACTCATGACGCAAAGCTTAGGCAAGAACAGTTGAGGCAGAAAGCCAAAGCAGCCCTTCAAGAATACTTGCCTCAATGGAAAGCTTGGGCTGAGGGAGAGCGTCCGCGTCGAAAAAGCATCTCCCTTTATGGCGATCTGTTCGCCTTGAAGCATCAGATCGAAGCAGAAGAAACAGCCAAACCACAAGAACTCGTATGGGGTATTGGCGTTGCCTCTTGGCAGATTCCGTTCGGCGAAAGCACCGTCAGCTTTGAATATCCGCTACTTACTCAAGCCGTCGAAATTTTCATCGACGAGAGAAGCATGGCACTGGAGATTCGTCCCCGATCTACTGATACGCGAGTGGAAATGGATGCATTCGTTGCTTGCTCAGTGCCCGGTGCTGCTGATGTTGAGCGCGCCATCAAAGAACAACTCCAAAGACATAACGAGCGGCCAGTTACCCCATTTGATGCTTCGAGTTATACCGATGTCCTCAAGCTCGCCGCATCAAACTTGGATAGCAATGGCAGCTATCGAGAGGTGCTTACAACGGGAGACCCTATTCCTGCCCCAGGCACCGACTTGATAGTTGCGGATGCCTGGGTTCTACTTTCACGACCGCGCACTACTCACTATCTGACGGATGACTTAAAACGCCTGAAGGACAAGTTGCCTTCCGGTTGCGATATTCCAATTGGCCCGCTTGCCCTTGTCACCCCGCCTTCAGACAAACCAGTTGAATTCGAGACCATTCATTTCCGGGGACTTTCAAGTCGCGGATCAAGTCACGGCAAGATAGAAGAGCTTTACTTTCCCCTGCCTTACAATGAAGAGCAGGTCACCATCATTCAACGGCTGGAAAAAGCTGCGGGCGTGGCTGTACAAGGGCCACCAGGTACAGGCAAGACTCACACTATCGCCAATGTCATTTGTCACTACTTGGCGACTGGTAGACGGGTTCTCATCACTTCACGCGGAGAACCCGCACTTGAAGTACTACAGTCCAAAATACCAGAGGAAGTCCGCTCCTTGACCGTGGCGCTTATGGCCAGCGACCGCGAAGGTATCCGTCAATTTCAGGCATCAATCGAAGCAATTCAGCATCAGGTCTCACAGTTAAATCCTGAACAGACACGCCATGCTATCGCAACACTGGAAGGCGCCATTGATCGTGCCCATCACGAACTTTCTTCTATTGACACACGCATTGATGCAATTGCGATTGCTCAACTTTCAGAGGTGGAAGTTGATGGCGTACTGATGCGCGCACAGGAACTTGCTGAGTTGGTTACTTCAGGATTGGAACAGCATGGCTGGTTTGATGATGACATTACACTCGCACCGGAAAATGCCCCCCCACTGACCGAGGAGGAGTCGGGCAAACTCCGTGAAGTACGACGGAAGGTCGGACAGGATTTGGTTTATGTGCAGGCCAACTACCCATCTGCTGACTCACTTCCCACCACAACAGCAATCGCCGAATTGCACGAAGTGCTATCCAGTATGCGGACGATTGAGGCGGAGGTTGAACGAGGCGACCTGATCGATCTGAAGGCGACAACCGCCGAAGTGCTCATCGCAGCGAGGGAGCTTCTTGAATTGATCGAAGAAGCCCAGGCTTTGGCCGAGGAGTTGGAGTCTACCGATAGTGGTTGGCCCTTTGATTTGCGAATGAAATGTAGACTGCCGTCGTTTATTTCCGAGCGGCAAGCGCTGGAGTCTTTGTTTTCTGACATTGGGGTACTCATTGAGGCACGCGCTGAGTTCCTCAAGAGACCAGTGGAATTCCCCGATGCAGGATTGCGCTCCGTAAAAACTCGGGAGGCTGTTGCCCGCGCAGTGGAGACCGGCAAGCCGTTTGGATTGATTGCCCTTGGGGCGGGCGAGGCGAAAGAGCATATCGCTGCGGTTAGAGTCTCCGGGCTCTCCCCCTCGTCAAAGGAAGACTGGGCTCATGTGCAGCGGCACGTTGAGCTTGACGAAAAGGTGGTGTCTTTCGTTAGCCGGTGGAACCAGTTTGCAGATGAACTTTCCATCCCCCGCATAGAAGGTGGCATCCCTGCTTTGCGCCGAATCGAGATGGTTGCCACCATTGCGAAAAAAGCACATCGACTGGCAACAGAATTCGACGCCACATTGCCAAAGAAGGCCGAGGCTGTGTTCCGTTCGCCTCCAGCCAAAGCGTTGATGGGCGGTTCTGCCGAACTCCATAAAGTCAAGAGCCAGCTACTACGCCACCTTACCAAGGCAGAACTATCCAAAGCAGCAACCCAACTCAGCACTTTTCAGGAAAAACTTGCGGGCAAGACGGGGCCTGTATCTATTGCGTTAAAACAGTTCGTCGAACAGCAACTTGGATGTCCTGATATTCCTTCTGAGCGTGCCTCCGCACAATACGCAGAGTTCACGGCAGAACTGAGGCGTATTGCGTCGCTATCGGTTGATCTCACACGAATCAAGGATTTCGCTGCCCGCATTGAACAAGCGGGCGCTCCAAAACTGGCCTCTCGTGTCCGTTCTCAACCCGTTGAAATGTCCGGCGAAGACACCGTTTTTCCTGTTGTTTGGCGGCAAGCATGGAACTGGGCTCGTATTCGAACTTACCTCGACAACATTGAGGCCCGAAACGAATTGCTTGCCCTTTCGGCCAGACGCACAGACCTTGAAGGCGGTCTGTCCCGCCTCTACAAGGACTTGGTAGCCAAAGCTGCATGGTTAGCAACCAAACGCAATGCCACGCAAAAGGTACTCCAAGCTCTTGCGGGCTATGCAACTGCAATCCGCCGTATCGGACAGGGAACAGGGCCAAATGCAACACGATATCGCAGGGATGCAAGGGAGGCGATGTTGGATGCCGCAGGCGCTGTCCCTTGCTGGATCATGAGCCACGCACGCATATCGGAGGCCATGCCGCCGGATATTGGAGCGTTCGATCTTGTAATTGTCGATGAAGCGAGCCAATCCGATCTCTGGGCACTGCCTGCCATTTTGCGCGGCAGAAAGATTCTTGTGGTGGGCGATGATAAACAGGTGTCCCCGGATGGAAGCTTTATCGCCGGCCAGCGGATTCAGGAACTAAAGGTTCGCTTCCTTTCCGAGCAGCCTTACGGGACGGAAATGACACCGGAGAAGTCCCTCTATGATCTTGCGGCCCGCGTATTTGCTGCTGAGCAAGTCATGCTACGCGAGCATTTCCGTTGTGTCCCACCCATCATTGCTTACGCCAATCGCGTATTTTACCAAGGCGGGATTCAACCGTTACGTATTCCAAGGGCGTCAGAGCGAATTGATCCGCCGCTTGTCGATATTTACGTCACGGATGGCTTCCGTGATAGGCACGACCATAACGATTACGAAGCTCAGGCTATCGCCGAGGAAATTTCGGCGATTCTGAAAAATGAGGCTTTTGTAGGTCGCACGATTGGTGTCGTTTCACTGTTGGGAATCGATCAAGCCAAACACATTGATTCCATCGTGCGCCAACATTGCGATGCCGCCGAATTACTTCACCGCAAGTTTGAATGCGGGGAGGCTCGCACATTCCAAGGTAGTGAACGGGATATCATGTTCCTGTCGATGGTTGTAGATAGCAAAAATTGTCGCGCACTTTCTGGTCTGAAGTTTGATCAGCGTTTCAACGTAGCGGCCAGTCGGGCACGAGATCGGATGTATTTGGTTCGCTCCGTAAGTGCGTCCGATTTGTCGGATAAAGATTTACGCCTTACTTTGCTCAGTCACTTCAACAAGCCGATGGTGACTGACAAAGAGGAAGCAGAAGTGCTGATTGACCAATGCGAGTCTGGGTTCGAGCGGGAAGTGTTTTCCATTCTTGCATCTCGCGGGTATCGCGTTATCCCACAAGTGAAAACTGGCGCTTATCGCATCGACATGGTTGTTGAGGGCACGGGGGATAATCGCCTAGCTATTGAGTTAGATGGTGATGAATATCACGGTCCAGACAGATGGCAGCATGACATGAACCGTCAGCGCGTTTTGGAACGGGCCGGCTGGGTATTCTGGCGTTGCTTCGCCTCCACATGGTCACGTCGTAAGGATGATGTCCTACAAGAATTACTGGCTCGCCTTGCAGCAATGGGAATTGAGCCGATGGGAGCCATAGAATATGCGCCAAGCTTGGTAGAAAAACGGACATGGAAGCTCACGCCTGTGGAAGACAATGGACAGGCCGTTGATGAAACGCAAGCTGCGCTGGAACTCGCAATTGCAGGTGCAAAGTAG
- a CDS encoding type II toxin-antitoxin system VapC family toxin — protein sequence MEDIRYLLDTNIVSDLIKHPAGRVVQHIKTKGEDTLAISIVVACELRFGAAKKNVPILSTKIEQLLSSLKIFPLTVDADRYYADLRVYLENNGTPIGPNDMLIASHALALDLILVTANIREFSRIPRLKVENWLEP from the coding sequence ATGGAAGATATCCGCTATTTACTCGACACCAATATTGTGTCCGATTTAATCAAACATCCCGCTGGTCGCGTAGTGCAGCACATCAAAACAAAAGGAGAAGATACCCTCGCCATCAGTATTGTGGTTGCATGTGAACTCCGTTTTGGAGCTGCAAAAAAGAATGTACCCATTCTCTCTACAAAAATTGAGCAGTTACTCTCTAGCCTCAAGATCTTTCCCCTCACCGTTGATGCTGACCGCTACTACGCCGATCTGCGGGTCTATCTAGAAAATAACGGCACACCCATTGGCCCCAATGATATGCTCATCGCCTCCCACGCCCTAGCTCTGGACTTAATCCTCGTGACAGCTAACATAAGGGAATTTTCCCGCATTCCAAGGCTAAAAGTCGAAAACTGGCTTGAACCCTAA
- a CDS encoding antitoxin, with translation MHPERHIRLFRNGRNQALRIPREFQLPGNEAIIRKEGDRLIIEPVPRPALLALLATWEPVAEEFPNIDEALIPIDDIDL, from the coding sequence ATGCACCCTGAACGCCACATCCGTCTTTTCCGCAACGGACGCAACCAAGCCCTACGCATCCCCCGTGAATTTCAATTGCCGGGGAATGAAGCCATCATCCGTAAAGAAGGCGACCGGCTAATCATCGAACCTGTACCCCGCCCCGCCCTGCTTGCGCTCCTTGCCACCTGGGAACCCGTGGCAGAAGAGTTCCCTAACATTGACGAGGCTTTAATACCCATTGATGACATAGATCTTTGA
- a CDS encoding lysozyme inhibitor LprI family protein: MKSLLLAVLCLLAPLPTLAQQNCDRPTDDFDGLYCLNKIYIETDAELNQVYRDLAPRLTPKGRSRLKETQLAWIEDRNSSCSRKIDSGFYVNLSCATSLTRSRLQFLQERVRECKSSGCLPSKL, translated from the coding sequence ATGAAATCACTTCTCCTTGCCGTTCTCTGTCTCCTCGCGCCACTGCCGACACTCGCGCAGCAGAACTGCGACAGACCGACAGATGACTTTGATGGTCTTTACTGCCTAAACAAGATCTACATCGAGACTGATGCAGAACTTAATCAGGTCTATAGAGATCTCGCTCCTCGCCTGACGCCTAAGGGCAGGTCACGGCTGAAGGAGACCCAATTGGCATGGATCGAGGACCGAAACTCATCTTGCTCCAGGAAAATCGACTCCGGCTTCTACGTAAACCTCTCTTGCGCCACAAGCTTGACTCGAAGCCGTCTTCAGTTTCTTCAAGAGCGTGTTCGTGAGTGCAAGAGCTCCGGCTGCCTGCCGAGCAAGCTCTAG
- a CDS encoding glycosyltransferase — MNVLVLSRNYPNPVQPQLGLWVEGLVRASRRWCQVQVVAAVPYCPPLPDFVGSFTRFRSVPILEHQDGISVYHPRFFTAPGEFFHAALAEFYYRGVRATVDLIHAQTPFDLIHAHFTYPDGVVAARLAQRYGIPLVITEHTLWRPWMDNYPRVRAQALAAHAQSFALIAASRSLRASIAHFTGTAAKLRAVPIGVDTAHFYAKPVPSFDPWQILYVGRIHRTKGVDVLLEAMHLLVKRGLPCRLVLVGGESLYRGWQREEARLRARAAEQVTFIGPRSPAQVAQLMRESALLVLPSRRESFGAVLVEALACGTPVVATRCGGPEDIIAEGLGLLVPPADPTALAEGIATLLNERSHYDSRHLSSYAQARYSWEHVAQQTVELYQEALTGGRTIGANRGPRD, encoded by the coding sequence ATGAACGTCCTGGTTCTTTCACGCAACTATCCCAATCCCGTTCAGCCACAGCTTGGGCTTTGGGTGGAGGGGTTGGTGCGAGCGAGTAGGCGCTGGTGTCAGGTTCAGGTGGTGGCTGCGGTCCCTTATTGCCCGCCTCTGCCCGATTTTGTGGGGAGCTTTACACGCTTTCGGTCCGTCCCGATACTTGAACATCAGGACGGCATTTCTGTTTACCATCCTCGTTTTTTCACTGCGCCGGGAGAGTTTTTTCATGCGGCGTTGGCTGAGTTTTATTACCGGGGGGTCCGCGCCACGGTGGACCTGATCCATGCCCAAACGCCCTTTGACCTGATCCATGCCCATTTCACCTACCCGGACGGAGTGGTGGCGGCTCGCTTGGCGCAGCGCTATGGCATCCCCTTGGTGATCACCGAACACACGCTCTGGCGGCCTTGGATGGATAATTACCCCCGCGTCCGCGCACAGGCTTTGGCAGCCCACGCCCAAAGTTTTGCACTGATCGCAGCGAGCCGTAGTCTGCGAGCCAGTATCGCCCATTTCACCGGGACGGCGGCAAAGCTCAGGGCGGTCCCGATTGGGGTAGACACGGCGCATTTTTACGCCAAACCCGTCCCAAGTTTTGACCCCTGGCAGATCCTCTATGTGGGCCGTATCCACCGAACCAAAGGCGTGGATGTGCTGCTAGAAGCGATGCACCTTTTGGTGAAACGAGGTCTGCCGTGCCGGTTGGTCCTCGTGGGTGGAGAGAGCCTCTATCGGGGTTGGCAGCGGGAGGAAGCCCGATTGCGGGCGCGGGCGGCTGAGCAGGTAACTTTTATCGGTCCGCGGAGTCCTGCTCAGGTGGCACAGTTGATGCGCGAGAGTGCCTTACTTGTTTTACCAAGCCGCCGGGAGAGCTTCGGGGCGGTTTTGGTGGAGGCGTTGGCCTGTGGAACTCCGGTGGTGGCGACCCGGTGCGGGGGGCCGGAGGATATCATTGCTGAGGGCTTGGGGCTTTTGGTCCCCCCGGCAGACCCAACGGCTTTGGCTGAAGGTATAGCGACTCTGCTCAACGAGCGCAGCCATTACGATTCCCGCCACCTCAGTAGCTATGCCCAAGCACGCTATAGCTGGGAGCATGTGGCCCAACAGACCGTGGAACTATACCAAGAAGCCCTGACCGGCGGACGGACGATAGGAGCAAACCGTGGACCTCGCGATTAA
- a CDS encoding glycosyltransferase family 4 protein codes for MDLAINGLRLMGQRHGVGRYIEYLLRHWGTIEQPFRRIRLYTPAKLADPVPLAGPIEHHILPTDRGNTFWEQVVLPRAHDPKALLFCPSYVVPFAARGRVVVTHLGSYEALPSAFPWSERIRAKLAYQLSAHRANRVITVSESSRQDMIRHYGLKGDKIQVIPLGVDPCFRPLEEPPGATQAHYFGKERPYLLFVGKLARRRNIPNLMTAFARVRERHNLPHGLLLIGQNSVGLEVAPLAQELGIADALVHREYAPHSELIRAYNAADLFVYPSSYEGFGIPVLEAMACGTPTIALANSAFLEFATAYLAQDGSVEALIRALEVVLFDRELRARMRVQGPLAAQAFGWERIAQATMTVLTQVAGLSPKN; via the coding sequence GTGGACCTCGCGATTAACGGCCTGCGCCTGATGGGTCAGCGCCACGGAGTGGGGCGCTATATCGAATATCTGCTGCGCCATTGGGGGACGATAGAGCAACCTTTCCGGCGCATCCGGCTCTACACACCGGCTAAACTGGCAGACCCGGTACCCCTCGCCGGACCCATCGAGCACCATATCCTCCCCACTGACCGGGGCAACACCTTTTGGGAGCAGGTCGTCCTGCCCCGCGCCCACGATCCCAAAGCCCTACTTTTTTGCCCCAGCTATGTGGTTCCTTTCGCGGCGCGCGGGCGGGTGGTGGTCACTCATTTGGGTTCCTATGAAGCCCTGCCTAGTGCCTTTCCGTGGTCAGAGCGCATCCGCGCGAAACTTGCCTATCAGCTCAGTGCTCATCGAGCCAACCGGGTCATCACCGTCTCGGAATCCTCCCGTCAGGACATGATCCGCCACTACGGCCTCAAAGGCGACAAGATCCAGGTGATCCCCTTGGGGGTAGACCCCTGCTTCCGTCCCCTGGAAGAGCCGCCGGGAGCTACGCAGGCACACTATTTCGGCAAGGAGCGCCCCTATCTGCTGTTTGTGGGCAAGCTTGCCCGCAGGCGCAATATTCCCAACCTGATGACTGCTTTTGCGCGGGTCCGTGAACGCCACAACCTCCCCCACGGTCTGCTCCTCATCGGTCAGAACTCGGTCGGGCTAGAAGTGGCACCCCTCGCCCAGGAATTGGGGATCGCTGATGCGTTGGTCCATCGTGAGTATGCTCCCCACAGCGAGCTGATCCGGGCCTATAATGCGGCGGACCTTTTTGTCTATCCCTCTTCCTACGAGGGGTTTGGCATCCCGGTTCTGGAAGCGATGGCCTGCGGTACCCCGACCATTGCCCTGGCGAATTCCGCGTTCCTGGAATTTGCTACTGCCTATCTGGCCCAGGATGGCAGTGTCGAGGCCCTTATCCGGGCGCTGGAAGTGGTGCTCTTTGACCGGGAGTTGCGGGCGCGGATGCGTGTCCAAGGGCCACTTGCTGCCCAGGCATTTGGTTGGGAACGGATTGCTCAGGCTACGATGACTGTGCTCACCCAAGTGGCTGGATTATCCCCCAAGAATTGA
- a CDS encoding B12-binding domain-containing radical SAM protein yields MRFDKVLVTNLPSPPGYVANKDSMGGFGQLFPKGATLFPVMDLVYLASYLVDKGIPVEVLECLGLELERPQLLERVQALAATGETLLMVVRTSAPTLDVDLALCQALKEQVPALSIGIYGPVVPHVLKRIKQEMTLDYIFQGDPDETVYELVTGAQETQITGLTRLQAGTWQTNSSRGFLQDLDGLPFPKWELFPYRKYQLPRSSVRGETTCLPMQTSRGCPVGCHYCPYPVGQGLAWRHRSPQNVVDELEHLVRDLGVRYVLFRDPIFSLNPNRTVQICEEIIRRKLQVEWRCETRVDCLNPKTLEAMAMAGCKGINFGVESAEVQIQTNVGRRPITQEQFIEAIGLCRSLGIKTFCFFIVGLPGDTVTTILRTIKFAIDIRPDWVQFTAASPFIGTKLRDWAIAQGLVEQDEYAYINSHEAMIGNEHLSKDQIATLLHFAKFLERYLINRRGILKDGNRSDRTYRWAKTVADGVSNRAARVVFALGKRQFERWAL; encoded by the coding sequence ATGCGTTTCGATAAAGTACTGGTCACCAATCTGCCTAGCCCCCCTGGCTATGTGGCGAATAAAGACTCTATGGGCGGCTTCGGTCAACTGTTTCCCAAGGGCGCGACGCTCTTCCCGGTGATGGATCTGGTCTATCTGGCGAGCTATCTGGTGGACAAAGGGATTCCTGTAGAGGTGCTGGAGTGCCTAGGTCTAGAACTGGAGCGCCCGCAACTGCTGGAGCGGGTGCAGGCGTTGGCGGCTACGGGAGAAACCCTCTTGATGGTGGTGCGGACTTCGGCTCCGACCCTTGATGTGGACCTCGCTCTGTGTCAGGCGCTTAAAGAGCAGGTTCCGGCTCTGTCTATTGGTATCTATGGACCGGTGGTCCCCCATGTCCTGAAGCGCATCAAGCAAGAAATGACTCTGGACTATATTTTTCAGGGCGACCCGGATGAGACGGTCTATGAATTGGTGACCGGGGCGCAGGAGACGCAGATTACGGGGTTGACCCGTCTTCAGGCGGGGACTTGGCAGACCAACTCCAGCCGGGGCTTCCTTCAGGACCTCGACGGTTTGCCCTTCCCGAAGTGGGAGCTTTTCCCTTACCGCAAGTATCAGTTGCCGCGCTCCTCGGTGCGCGGGGAGACGACCTGTCTACCCATGCAGACCTCGCGGGGCTGTCCTGTCGGCTGCCACTACTGCCCCTATCCGGTCGGTCAGGGTCTGGCGTGGCGGCACCGCTCCCCTCAGAATGTAGTCGATGAATTGGAACATCTGGTCCGTGACCTAGGTGTGCGCTATGTACTCTTTCGGGACCCAATCTTCTCTTTAAATCCCAATCGGACAGTCCAGATCTGCGAGGAAATCATCCGGCGCAAGCTCCAGGTGGAGTGGCGCTGCGAGACCCGTGTGGACTGCCTCAATCCCAAGACCCTGGAGGCGATGGCGATGGCGGGCTGCAAGGGGATCAACTTCGGGGTGGAGAGCGCTGAGGTCCAGATCCAGACCAATGTCGGGCGCAGACCCATCACCCAGGAGCAGTTTATCGAGGCGATTGGCCTGTGTCGGAGTCTGGGGATCAAGACCTTTTGCTTCTTCATTGTGGGCTTGCCGGGGGACACGGTGACGACGATTTTGCGGACGATCAAGTTTGCTATCGATATCCGGCCCGATTGGGTCCAATTCACCGCAGCCTCGCCCTTTATCGGGACCAAGCTCCGGGATTGGGCCATTGCACAGGGTCTTGTCGAACAGGATGAGTACGCCTATATCAACAGCCATGAGGCGATGATTGGCAATGAGCATCTCTCCAAAGACCAAATCGCTACTCTGTTGCACTTCGCCAAATTCCTGGAGCGCTATCTCATCAATCGCCGGGGAATCCTGAAAGACGGCAACCGCTCTGACCGGACCTACCGTTGGGCCAAGACAGTTGCAGATGGCGTGAGTAACCGGGCGGCGCGTGTGGTCTTTGCGCTGGGCAAACGGCAATTCGAGCGCTGGGCCTTGTGA
- a CDS encoding NAD-dependent epimerase/dehydratase family protein: MKILVTGATGFLGSHLCRRLVAAGHRVTILRRPGSDTALLAGLQLQEIIGDVTEEVAVDRAIHSQEVVFHTAAHLAYWRGLRAIQTQVNVTGTRLVAQSCLKQGVRRLVHVSTVAAIGIPPLGSIADESFLFNLATSGLNYHCSKWRAEAEVQQRVAQGLDAVIVNPATILGPHGRGFRGGEMLRKVHCSRWVSYYLGGINVVHVEDVVAGMVQALAQGRAGERYILGGENLTYRQLVEVTAQAWGLERVFVPVPPLVTGLAQAVLEPVGALTGKRPWITRDGHYCAHRTHFYDSSKATRELGYTARPFRAILWEYHQPLREHTHEC; this comes from the coding sequence GTGAAGATTCTGGTCACGGGGGCAACAGGGTTTCTGGGCTCCCATCTCTGTCGCCGGTTGGTGGCTGCGGGGCACCGGGTAACAATTTTGCGGCGGCCCGGTTCGGATACTGCGCTCCTTGCGGGGCTACAACTTCAGGAAATAATCGGGGATGTGACGGAGGAAGTAGCCGTAGACCGAGCGATCCACAGCCAGGAAGTAGTCTTCCACACCGCTGCTCATCTGGCCTACTGGCGCGGGTTGCGGGCGATTCAGACGCAGGTGAATGTGACCGGGACGCGTCTGGTCGCCCAGTCCTGTCTCAAGCAGGGTGTCCGCCGTCTGGTACATGTGAGCACGGTGGCAGCCATTGGGATCCCGCCGCTGGGGAGCATAGCCGACGAGTCCTTTTTGTTTAATTTAGCGACGAGTGGATTGAACTATCACTGCTCGAAGTGGCGGGCGGAGGCGGAAGTCCAACAACGGGTCGCTCAGGGTTTGGATGCGGTCATCGTCAACCCGGCGACGATTTTAGGCCCTCACGGGCGAGGTTTTCGGGGCGGGGAGATGCTGAGGAAGGTCCACTGCTCCCGGTGGGTGTCCTACTACCTCGGCGGTATCAATGTGGTCCATGTCGAAGATGTGGTGGCGGGCATGGTCCAGGCATTAGCTCAGGGGCGGGCGGGGGAGCGCTATATCCTCGGCGGCGAGAACCTCACCTACCGGCAGCTTGTGGAGGTGACCGCTCAAGCCTGGGGTCTGGAGCGGGTCTTTGTGCCGGTTCCGCCCTTGGTCACGGGGCTGGCGCAGGCAGTCCTGGAGCCGGTGGGGGCTCTGACGGGCAAGCGCCCCTGGATCACCCGCGATGGTCATTATTGCGCCCACCGCACCCATTTTTACGACTCCAGCAAAGCAACCCGCGAATTGGGCTATACTGCGCGCCCTTTTCGGGCCATCCTCTGGGAATACCACCAACCGCTACGTGAGCACACCCATGAATGCTAA